TCCATTTTTGCCTACGAAGCCTTAAGTCGCCCTCAATATCAAGGAAGACTGATTCCCCCCGGGCTGTGGTTTCGCACGGCCTATGAAAGCAACCTATCCGTCCAAGCTGATCTTCTCGCCATATCTTCCAGCATAAAACACTTCCGACGGACCCTGCAAGGTACGACGACCCCTGCCGCACTTTTTGTAAATGTGATGCCAAGTAGTGTTGTGGAGAAGTCATTTCGTGAAGGAATTGAATTCCTATTTGAGGCAGGGCATTGTCGACCCCAGGAACTCGTTTTTGAAATCATAGAATACGTTTCCTACGATCCGTCCTTGATCGCAAAAATCTTTGAACCCCTGCGGGGGGTGGGTGTCCGTATTGCCGTGGACGATGTGGGTGTCGGGAGCACAAATCTTCTAGCGCTCGTAGAACTGGAGCCTGATTTTATCAAGGTAGACCGCTCCTTGATACAGGGGGTTTCCACATCGTCCGCAAAGCAGCGGCTGTTAAGGTATTTAACGCAAATGATGGAATCTGAAAACTCCGTGATTGCGGAAGGTGTTGAACATCGTGATGATCTATTCGCGATTCGTGAATCTGGTGTCAGTTTGAGTCAAGGGTACTATTGGGCTCCCCCTGTAACGGTGGACGACCTCCCGTTACGGACAGTGGAGATTGAGACAAAGAGAGAAGCGCTCATCAAGCTGGTGGATGAAAAGGGCGGTATCTTGACGGACGATGATGTAGTGAGGAAGAGTCAAGAACTCGATCTCTTAATCACACAACACTCTCGTTTCCAACAACGATTGTAACACTTGTATGTAGCCAATTTGGTTTGTGGTTGACGTGGCAGAAAGGAGGGTCAAGTCATGCAAGTGTTCAAAAAAATTAAACAGTGGCTTTTCGAGTCTCGAGTGTTGATATCGCAAAAACTAGAAACACAACCAGAGTTACCGATGGACTCTGAGATAGAGGTTCAGCCTGTGAAACATGGAACCGTGTCTGTCATGGAGAATCAGATATCGATCACGGAGCCGGATGACGAGGGGGCGTTTGCCACACTAACGATCCCAAAAGATGGACGGTTGGTCGTCGTTTTAGATGGGCAACCCGCGGTTGGGCGGGTGATTGTTCATGGGAAGCAGGACATCCAAGTTGTACTTAGCCACATTCCGTCCTCGCAAAAGTTTTCATCAAGAGTCTCCAAGAATGCCATGGAGGTCATCGGGCGGGTCGAGGTCACACTGGGGGAGGAGTATCGATTAAAGGACCTGCATCACGTCCGCCATGCTGTACTTGAACTCGAAGTGAAGCCGGTATATCCCGCACCTCTTGAAGTCGATGAAATCACGGCACAACTGACGTCCGCAGGTTACCAGGGAGACTTCGATATCAAGGAACTGAAACAACTGTGTCATGCGAATCAGACGAGTGAGGCCATTGTTTTACGAGGCGTCCCCATGATTCCGGGTAAACCGGCAAGCTACAGACCAGTCAAGCTTCCAAAGGTTTATGATCCGATTCACCGCCGCATGAGGATAACGACCATTTCCATGGGGACGACGGTGGCGGTGCTCGAACCGGAAATACCGGGAGTTCCGGGAAGAAACGTCCTCGGCCAAGAAGTTCCTTGTCGAAAGCATCGGTCTTTGCCAGAACTGGGCCCAGGGGTGGTGGAAGTCAACGGGCGGATTGTTGCCATCCGCAACGGGCGATTTCTTTATACGAGGAGTCGGATAGATGTCATCCCGGAACTCGTTATTTCTCATGACTTGTCGAGTAAGGACGGAAAAATCGAATTTGATGGGAATGTCGTCGTTTTGGGTTCGGTCCTGGACGGAAGTTTCATTCAAGCCGCGGGAAGTGTAGAGGTTCACGGTGGGGTCCTTCGTTCAACCGTGATGGGGGAACGTGGTGTATTCGTTGCCGATGCCATCGTCGGTTCCCGGGTGGTTGCAGGTCAATCCAAGTTTCTTTACATGAAGCTCTACTTCGACATGAAACAATGTGCCGATGAATTTGGCCATTTCCATTTGGAATACAGAGAACTGATTGAACATGCCAAAAAGCAGTTAAACAATGATGAGCGTCTGCCGTTGCTGGCGGATGTACTCTTGGTCCACCGGCATCGCAAGCTTGAGCGCACACTTATACATTTCTCGGAAGATGAAAATCAACTACAAGAACTCGATGACCGGTATCGACAGATTGTGCTTGAGTTGCGCTCGAAGTGGAATGGGATTGGACGTACGAATATTTCTGAAAAAGATGTGGCGCGCTTACATCAATTACTCGCGGATTATGTATCCTTTGTGGAATCTACGATGTCGCTTGAACCCGCTGAAGTGAAAGCCGCAACGGTGACCTCCAGTTCCGTACGATCCTCCGGAAAAATGGCGATTACAGGAGCAGGGGTCTACGCCAGCTCACTCGAAGCCAGGGACTCCATTTTGGTTAAGGGAACCGTACGAGGCGGTTTCTTGGTCGCGGAGAACACGGTACGGATTCACGAACTTGGGACTCCTTCCGGGACAGAAACCAGTGTCAAGGTCTTAAATACATCCGGACGAATAGGAATTCGTATCCGGCATCCGAATACACTGCTGCAAGTAGGGACCAACCGAGACCGAAATTTGGTTGAGGAATATAATGCTGTAGTCAAGGGGGAACGACATGCGAATTCGAACACTTCTCGTCGACGACTCGCCTGAGACGCTTGAGGCTTTGGCACTTTTGTACGGGTCGAATCCCGAGATCGAGGTGGTTGGGACGGTACAAACCACTTCTGAGGCGCTCACTTTTTTAGAGTCGACTTCCATTGATCTCGTATCCGTTGATATTCATCTAGGGGCAGACAATGGGTTTCATTTGTGTTCTGAGATTCATCAGTCTTACCCGGACGTGTTCGTAGCGATGTGTTCGCTGGAAGACGATGACTCCTATCGGCTCGTGGCGCAGCAAACGGGCGCACAATACTACATGGGAAAACCGATAACACTCGGGGATATTTGGAATCTGGTGAATCATCTTCGGAGACGTCAAGGTGTGGATTTGGAGCACTCGGATTCGCGTAAGGATGATGTAAGAGATCTCGACTGGGTCGTTCGTTTTCTTGGGACTCGATGATAAAACGTGGTTGTATTGAACTGTGACATGAAGATACATAAAGAGAAAATTCGTGTGTCATGAAACAACCGGGTTCGGCACACAGAGGACCCGTACTTCTCTCTACGTGATTTATATAGACATTGGCTGAGTTTACCTGTACTATTAATATAGTTCCTTGCGTAACTTAGCTTCATAGGACAACTGTATATTTCGGGAAAGGCGTTCACCTAACCTACGGGGTGAACTTAATAGGGAAACCGGTGCAAATCCGGTGCGGTCCCGCCACTGTAAGGGCGAACTGAGGTCAATAACCACTGAGTCGAAAGACTTGGGAAGGAGACTATCAGTGTTGAACCCGAGCCAGGAGACCTGCCTTTTTCCAGCACACTGATTGAACCTACGGTCGATAGGGAGGTGTGGAGGCAGACTCTTTTTATCATTTTTGCGTCTACCAACCACAACTCCCTTTCCAGGGAGTTTTTCTTTTGGGAAAATTTCTATTCCGACCGATTTTAGCTGAAAAATGAATTGGAACAGAAGGGAAGAATGTGTGTGAAAACAGCGGTGTTGCTCATTGGACACGGCAGCCGGGACGAGGAAGGGAACGAGGAATTTCTGCGGTTTGTAGATGAGTTACAGGCGAGCATGACAGGGCAAACGGTGGTCGGTTGTTTCCTAGAATTTGCAGAGCCAAATATACCCGCCGGGATCGAGGTGTGTATGGCGCTTGGAGCGACGCGCATTGTGGCCGTTCCCGTCATATTATTGGCAGCTTCTCATGTCAAGTTGGAAATCCCGGAATTTTTGGATGAAGCCCGTCGGCGTCATCCTGAGATTGAGATTGTTTATGGGCGAAACATGGGTCTGCATGAACGGCTGCTCGACTTGCTGGTTG
The Alicyclobacillus curvatus genome window above contains:
- a CDS encoding EAL domain-containing protein, whose protein sequence is MVGELADMLDRLDIVYQPIVNHAENSIFAYEALSRPQYQGRLIPPGLWFRTAYESNLSVQADLLAISSSIKHFRRTLQGTTTPAALFVNVMPSSVVEKSFREGIEFLFEAGHCRPQELVFEIIEYVSYDPSLIAKIFEPLRGVGVRIAVDDVGVGSTNLLALVELEPDFIKVDRSLIQGVSTSSAKQRLLRYLTQMMESENSVIAEGVEHRDDLFAIRESGVSLSQGYYWAPPVTVDDLPLRTVEIETKREALIKLVDEKGGILTDDDVVRKSQELDLLITQHSRFQQRL
- a CDS encoding DUF342 domain-containing protein, producing MQVFKKIKQWLFESRVLISQKLETQPELPMDSEIEVQPVKHGTVSVMENQISITEPDDEGAFATLTIPKDGRLVVVLDGQPAVGRVIVHGKQDIQVVLSHIPSSQKFSSRVSKNAMEVIGRVEVTLGEEYRLKDLHHVRHAVLELEVKPVYPAPLEVDEITAQLTSAGYQGDFDIKELKQLCHANQTSEAIVLRGVPMIPGKPASYRPVKLPKVYDPIHRRMRITTISMGTTVAVLEPEIPGVPGRNVLGQEVPCRKHRSLPELGPGVVEVNGRIVAIRNGRFLYTRSRIDVIPELVISHDLSSKDGKIEFDGNVVVLGSVLDGSFIQAAGSVEVHGGVLRSTVMGERGVFVADAIVGSRVVAGQSKFLYMKLYFDMKQCADEFGHFHLEYRELIEHAKKQLNNDERLPLLADVLLVHRHRKLERTLIHFSEDENQLQELDDRYRQIVLELRSKWNGIGRTNISEKDVARLHQLLADYVSFVESTMSLEPAEVKAATVTSSSVRSSGKMAITGAGVYASSLEARDSILVKGTVRGGFLVAENTVRIHELGTPSGTETSVKVLNTSGRIGIRIRHPNTLLQVGTNRDRNLVEEYNAVVKGERHANSNTSRRRLA
- a CDS encoding response regulator transcription factor; this encodes MRIRTLLVDDSPETLEALALLYGSNPEIEVVGTVQTTSEALTFLESTSIDLVSVDIHLGADNGFHLCSEIHQSYPDVFVAMCSLEDDDSYRLVAQQTGAQYYMGKPITLGDIWNLVNHLRRRQGVDLEHSDSRKDDVRDLDWVVRFLGTR